The Halarchaeum grantii genome contains the following window.
CGTCGTACGTCCAGACGCCGTAGAACGCCCCGGGCGTTCGCTCCTCGGCGACGAGCGCGGACTTCTGTTGAGGGTCGGGACCGCCGTCGTAGACGACGAACCACGTCTCGGTGACGTCCGGGGAGTCGTCGGCGTGAACGGTGACGCCGTCGATGCGGACGTCGGCATCGGGCGCGCCGTAGACGTGGACGTCGAGGTCGCGCGTCGCGAGGCGTGCGTAGGTCTCGCGCTGCTCTCGGACCGTGGAGAGACGCTGGAAGCCCGCGTGGAGGGTGCCGGAGCCGGCGCGCCACGCACGGTCCTCGACTTCGCGCGTCGCGTGGAGCGTCTGGCGGTGGTCGTAGGAGGCGAAGGTCGCGCCGTCGAGCGCTTCGAGGACCGGCTGATAGGGCGCGGGCTCGCCGACGCGCTTCGGTGGCGCATCGGGGTCGACGAGCGTCCGCAGGGCGGCGAGGCCGACGGCGGCCTCGAAGACGCCGTCGTGGGCGAGGACGGCGTGTTCGGCGGCGTCGGGGGGACAGCGACTGTAGCGGACGGCGACGTTCTGGGAGGCGAAGTAGTCGCGTAGCTCCGAGACGATGGCGTCGCGCTGGGCGTAGACGGTCAGCGTCTTCTCGTGACTGCGGACCGTCTCCAGGACGTCTCTGAGTCCCACGGTGGCCGTCTCTCTCACACACAGATATAGCTGTGGGGGCGGTCGGGGAGCGGTGACACTATGGGCCGGTCGGCCCTCCCTCCAGCTATGAGTACGCGACGCGACTATCTCGCGACGGCGGGCGCGCTCGGTGTCGGCCTCCTCGCGGGCTGTCTGGGCTCGGGCGGTGACGGGTCGAGCGTGGACGTCGAGGTGGTGGAGTCGATGCCGACGCCGGTCCGGGGCGACCCGGACGCGGACGTGACGGTGCAGGTCTTCGAGGACTACGCGTGCCCGCACTGCGCGACGTACGCGACGGAGGTCGCACCGCGCGTCTTCGAGGAGTACGCGACGCCGGGGACGATCCGCTACGAGCACCACGACTTCCCGATTCCGGTGAGCGAGACGTGGTCGTGGGCGGGCGCGAACGCGGCGCGCGCGGTCCAAGAGCAGGTCGACGTCGAGGCCTTCTTCGAGTACACGCACGACCTGTTCGCGAATCAGGGCGCGTACGTGGGGCAGGGCGACGCGGGCTACGACTTCCTCGGGTCGACGGCCGAGGAGTACGGCGCGGACGCGGATGCCGTGGTTCGGGCGGCGAAGGGCGGGAAGTACGACCCCGTCCTCCGGGCGGGCAAGCAGGCGGGTCGGGACATGGGCCTCGACGGCACGCCCGAGGTGTACGTGAACGGGTCGGCCACCGACGGCTACGAGTACGGGACGGTTCGCGACGCCATCGAGGCGGCCCGCCAGTCGTAGCGTCGGCGACGCCATCAGGAAGGAACGGACCGATACGACTTTTCTGTCGGCGTCACAACGTCCGATATGGACCGACGCAGCTACCTCGCGAGTGTCGGCGCGGCGGGTGTCGCCGCGCTCGCCGGTTGTGGCGGAAGCTCGGACTCCCAGACGTCGACGACGACGCTCCCGCCGGACACCGTCCAGTGTGACCTCGTCGACTACGCCTTCGAGCCCGGTACCGACTCCGCCCTCGAAATCGACGCCGGGACGACCGTCCGCTTCGTCTGGAAGACCGGCGGACACAACGTCGTCCCCGAGGAGAAGCCCGCCGATTCCGACTGGGAGGGCGAACCCGAGATCCTCGGCGAGGGCCACACCTACGACTACGAGTTCACCGTCCCGGGACGCTACCACATCGTCTGTGAACCCCACGTCAACATGGGGATGGTCGGCGACATCGTCGTCCGCGACACCGAGTCCACGACGGCCGCGACGAACGACTCCGCCTGAGCGACGCGGCCCGGGCCCGCCCCGGTGACGCGACGGGCGCGCGAGAAACACCGCCCGCGTCTCCGTGCGGCCGCGTCGCACGTCCACTCCTCACAACCGTGCGAAACCGGCACAAAACCAGTGAATCGTGCCGGAGAGCGCCCGTCCGACGCCGAGACGCCGAAAGAGTACTATGGGGGAATGGGCAAAGGGCTTAAATCTATCGTTGTTCTTGGTAAGGATACATGGTACGCCCCAGCCGCCAGCAGGAGCGAGACGTCGAGGCGGAGACGACAGACGCGGAGCAGGAGGGGACGCGCACGTGTCCGGAGTGTGAGTCGGAGAACCTCTCGGTGAGTGCGGATCAGGGGGAGCTCATCTGTGAGGACTGTGGCCTCGTTCTGGAGGAGGACAACGTCGACCGTGGACCGGAGTGGCGGGCGTTCAACCACTCCGAGCGCCAGCAGAAGAGTCGGGTGGGTGCGCCGACCACGCAGACGATGCACGACAAGGGTCTGACCACCCAAATCGACTGGAAGGACAAGGACGCCTACGGGCGCTCGATCTCCTCGAAGAAGCGCTCGCAGATGCACCGCCTGCGCAAGTGGCAGGAGCGCATCCGCACGAAGGACGCCGGCGAGCGCAACCTCCAGTTCGCGCTCTCCGAGATCGACCGCATGGCGTCG
Protein-coding sequences here:
- a CDS encoding DsbA family protein, which translates into the protein MSTRRDYLATAGALGVGLLAGCLGSGGDGSSVDVEVVESMPTPVRGDPDADVTVQVFEDYACPHCATYATEVAPRVFEEYATPGTIRYEHHDFPIPVSETWSWAGANAARAVQEQVDVEAFFEYTHDLFANQGAYVGQGDAGYDFLGSTAEEYGADADAVVRAAKGGKYDPVLRAGKQAGRDMGLDGTPEVYVNGSATDGYEYGTVRDAIEAARQS
- a CDS encoding DICT sensory domain-containing protein — encoded protein: MGLRDVLETVRSHEKTLTVYAQRDAIVSELRDYFASQNVAVRYSRCPPDAAEHAVLAHDGVFEAAVGLAALRTLVDPDAPPKRVGEPAPYQPVLEALDGATFASYDHRQTLHATREVEDRAWRAGSGTLHAGFQRLSTVREQRETYARLATRDLDVHVYGAPDADVRIDGVTVHADDSPDVTETWFVVYDGGPDPQQKSALVAEERTPGAFYGVWTYDGALVDRLLAALGDDRLTTN
- a CDS encoding plastocyanin/azurin family copper-binding protein, coding for MDRRSYLASVGAAGVAALAGCGGSSDSQTSTTTLPPDTVQCDLVDYAFEPGTDSALEIDAGTTVRFVWKTGGHNVVPEEKPADSDWEGEPEILGEGHTYDYEFTVPGRYHIVCEPHVNMGMVGDIVVRDTESTTAATNDSA